One part of the Bdellovibrio bacteriovorus genome encodes these proteins:
- the rlmN gene encoding 23S rRNA (adenine(2503)-C(2))-methyltransferase RlmN — MEANAGSTLAPVNYSDDNVAKPLENQPVNFYSLTLEDLKAYIKSKGKEQFRAQQIFKWVYEQRVTDPEQMTNLSKEFRQDLPSMLSFDLPPVLQHLKSVDGTQKFLFDMKDGMSVEAVVIPSEDRLTLCISSEVGCNMACKFCFTGKQKLKRRLRTEDIVGQFMQVHDRLAEGQRITNIVFMGMGEPLDNPEAVFKTIDVIHSPWGINLSRKKITVSTSGIVPEMWRVADAKVRLAVSLNGPNDEIRSQVMPINKRWDTKALLEACKEHYRVSKDKITFEYVLLKGITDQLEHARQLVKLVKDVPCKINIIPFNEHPGSGYERPDDDTIQAFHTELMNLGAHVLLRRSMGRDIFAACGQLTTVKERPQTMDISNSRLAGLPKYKRELLAAQEAEQNNQH, encoded by the coding sequence ATGGAAGCAAACGCCGGCAGCACTCTTGCGCCCGTTAATTATTCTGACGACAACGTCGCCAAACCCCTTGAAAATCAACCTGTCAATTTCTACTCCCTGACACTGGAAGATCTGAAAGCCTATATCAAAAGCAAAGGCAAAGAGCAGTTCCGTGCCCAGCAGATTTTCAAATGGGTTTATGAGCAGCGTGTGACTGATCCGGAGCAGATGACGAATCTGTCCAAAGAGTTCCGTCAGGATCTTCCTTCCATGCTGTCTTTTGACCTGCCTCCGGTTCTTCAGCACTTGAAATCTGTTGATGGCACCCAGAAATTCCTGTTCGACATGAAAGACGGCATGTCCGTTGAAGCGGTTGTGATTCCATCTGAAGACCGCCTGACTTTGTGTATTTCCTCTGAAGTGGGCTGTAATATGGCCTGCAAGTTCTGCTTCACCGGCAAACAGAAATTGAAACGCCGTTTGCGCACTGAAGACATCGTGGGTCAGTTCATGCAGGTTCACGACCGTTTGGCGGAAGGCCAGCGCATCACCAATATCGTATTCATGGGTATGGGCGAGCCGCTGGACAATCCGGAAGCAGTCTTCAAAACGATCGACGTGATCCATTCCCCATGGGGTATCAACCTGTCCCGCAAAAAGATCACGGTCTCCACTTCCGGTATCGTGCCGGAAATGTGGCGTGTGGCTGACGCGAAAGTGCGTCTGGCAGTCAGCTTGAATGGTCCTAACGATGAAATCCGTTCTCAGGTGATGCCGATCAATAAACGCTGGGATACCAAGGCGTTGCTGGAAGCTTGTAAAGAGCACTACCGTGTTTCCAAAGACAAGATCACTTTCGAGTACGTGTTGCTGAAAGGTATCACCGATCAGTTGGAGCACGCTCGTCAGTTGGTGAAACTGGTGAAAGATGTGCCATGCAAAATCAATATCATCCCGTTCAACGAACACCCGGGTTCTGGTTACGAGCGTCCTGATGACGACACAATCCAGGCGTTCCATACGGAATTGATGAACCTGGGTGCGCACGTTCTTCTTCGTCGCTCTATGGGTCGTGACATCTTCGCGGCTTGCGGTCAGTTGACCACGGTGAAAGAGCGTCCTCAGACGATGGATATTTCCAACTCTCGTCTGGCGGGTCTTCCTAAATACAAACGTGAACTTTTGGCTGCGCAAGAAGCAGAACAAAACAATCAACACTAG
- a CDS encoding PfkB family carbohydrate kinase, which translates to MSEILVVGSLAYDSIETPSGKVDRALGGSANYFSLAASLFSKVRVVGVVGEDYDQKDYDLLNNRGVDLAGLSKVPGKTFHWAGSYEGDLNEAKTLKTDLNVFADFNPQLPEHFKDSSFVFLANIAPELQLQVLEQVKSPKFVGMDTMNFWISIKKDKLIDVLKKVDLVLINEGEAKMLTGAANAISAAPLITAMGPKAVVIKRGEYGFAMYTKDEGYFILPAMPIPTVVDPTGAGDTFAGGFFGYLAAQKEVPTIANLKQACIMGSMMASHTIQDFSVKALAKVTLGDLEKRLTEYKKVITV; encoded by the coding sequence ATGTCTGAAATTCTTGTTGTCGGCAGTCTGGCTTACGATTCCATTGAAACTCCATCCGGTAAAGTGGACCGCGCTTTGGGTGGTTCCGCGAACTACTTCTCTTTGGCAGCATCTTTGTTCTCCAAAGTGCGTGTTGTCGGTGTTGTTGGTGAAGACTATGACCAGAAGGACTATGATCTTCTGAACAACCGTGGTGTGGACTTGGCGGGTCTTTCCAAGGTTCCGGGGAAAACCTTCCACTGGGCGGGTTCCTATGAAGGTGACCTGAACGAGGCTAAAACTTTGAAAACGGATCTGAACGTGTTTGCGGACTTCAATCCGCAATTGCCAGAGCATTTCAAAGACTCCTCTTTCGTGTTCCTGGCAAACATTGCCCCTGAGCTGCAACTGCAGGTTTTGGAGCAGGTGAAATCCCCTAAGTTTGTTGGTATGGACACCATGAACTTCTGGATCTCCATCAAAAAAGACAAGCTGATCGATGTTCTTAAAAAGGTGGATCTGGTTTTGATCAATGAAGGTGAAGCGAAGATGCTGACGGGCGCTGCCAATGCGATCTCTGCAGCTCCGCTCATCACAGCTATGGGCCCCAAGGCGGTGGTTATCAAGCGCGGCGAGTACGGCTTTGCGATGTACACGAAGGATGAGGGCTACTTCATCCTTCCAGCCATGCCGATCCCGACAGTTGTGGACCCTACAGGCGCTGGTGACACCTTCGCCGGTGGTTTCTTCGGTTACCTGGCAGCTCAGAAGGAAGTTCCAACTATCGCGAATCTGAAGCAAGCCTGCATCATGGGTTCCATGATGGCTTCTCACACGATCCAGGATTTCTCTGTGAAAGCTCTGGCGAAAGTGACCTTGGGCGATCTTGAAAAACGCCTGACCGAATACAAAAAAGTCATCACTGTTTAA